The proteins below are encoded in one region of Lactuca sativa cultivar Salinas chromosome 3, Lsat_Salinas_v11, whole genome shotgun sequence:
- the LOC111913820 gene encoding LRR receptor-like serine/threonine-protein kinase RPK2, protein MGRHPIPLKLLSLLWVFITSFSSYAVLGNDLDKSALLEFKSSVSDPSGVLASWRESNSDLCSWVGVSCGSDYRVVALNITGGGNSGSFTCTEYDQFQLYGFGIRKNCVGRNAKLMGKLSNGISKLSELRILSLPFNDLNGEIPDEIWGMKKLEVIDLEGNMLNWNLNSNFRDLENLRVLNLGFNQISGKIPNSLSSLKNLQVINLAGNHLNGSIPMFFNEFINLRGLYLSFNQLSGKIPSEIGYNCGNLEHLELAANFLLGAIPASISNCTKLRSILLYSNMLQEEIPIEFGQLKSLQIFDVSRNSLSGPIPPQLGNCTNLSILVLSNLFTPIPISAQSEEEYNYFQGPLPSEITILPKLKLLWAPRTTLEGKLPTNWGACTSLQMINLGQNFFTGEISNGLNLCRKLHFLDLSSNKLTGQLSNKLPVPCMTLFDVSNNRLSGAITSFRHTVCEPLDPSSTYIQFFTSQAPNNGGNRAIIHNFSRNNFTGSVILIPVASKPEKNSVYSFLAGENNLTGVLFDKCPDFKEIDVNLSSNGFSGEIPANISRNCRSLRVFDVSGNRLSGIIPSSFSELDSLISLNLSYNMLHGVIPDNFGEIKVLRNLSLSNNNLSGSIPQSLGSLKSLQVLELFSNSLSGKIPEDLVNLRNLTVFLLNNNKLSGEIPAGFTKMIKFNISGNNISGPSPENLMSSTSTEQQQQPPPEPGRSTSGDFVNYSNSPTPSTKSNNQNFSSIEIALITSASAIFSVLLALMVLFFYTKWRPKSITHGSTRKEVTLFTDLGVPLTFESVIQATGNFNVSNCIGNGGFGATFKAEIAPGFPVAVKQLAVGRFQGVQQFDAEIKTLGRLRHPNLVTLIGYHASETEMFLIYNYLPGGNLERFIQERSTRAVDWRVLHKIALDVARALHYLHDQCVPRVLHRDVKPSNILLDDDFNAYLSDFGLARLLGTSETHATTGVAGTFGYVAPEYAMTCRVSDKADVYSYGVVLLELLSDKKALDPSFSCYGNGFNIVGWACMLLGQGHAKEFFTAGLWDSGPHDDLVEVLHLAVVCTVESLSRRPTMKQVVRRLKQLQPPSC, encoded by the coding sequence ATGGGTCGTCATCCAATACCCTTAAAGCTCCTGTCACTTCTCTGGGTGTTCATCACTTCTTTCAGTTCCTACGCCGTTTTGGGTAACGATTTGGACAAATCGGCACTGCTGGAGTTCAAGAGCTCCGTTTCCGACCCTTCGGGAGTGCTGGCAAGCTGGAGAGAAAGCAATTCGGATCTCTGTTCGTGGGTTGGAGTCTCATGCGGGTCGGATTATCGGGTTGTAGCTCTTAATATCACCGGTGGAGGTAATTCAGGCTCTTTCACTTGTACTGAATATGATCAATTTCAACTGTATGGATTTGGAATCAGGAAAAATTGTGTGGGTCGTAATGCGAAATTGATGGGTAAGTTGTCAAATGGTATCTCAAAGCTTTCAGAACTTCGAATCTTATCGCTCCCGTTCAATGATTTAAATGGTGAAATTCCTGATGAAATTTGGGGTATGAAGAAGCTGGAAGTGATTGATCTCGAAGGGAACATGCTCAATTGGAATTTAAACTCCAATTTCAGAGATTTGGAAAACCTTAGGGTTCTTAACCTCGGGTTTAATCAGATATCTGGAAAAATACCCAATTCGTTATCCAGTTTGAAGAATCTCCAAGTCATAAATCTCGCAGGAAATCATCTAAATGGTTCAATTCCAATGTTCTTCAACGAGTTTATCAATTTAAGGGGTTTATACTTGTCATTCAACCAGCTTTCAGGCAAAATCCCAAGTGAAATCGGGTATAATTGTGGTAATCTTGAGCATCTAGAACTCGCAGCAAACTTCTTACTTGGAGCAATTCCCGCAAGTATATCAAATTGCACCAAATTGCGATCAATTTTGCTGTATTCAAATATGCTTCAAGAAGAAATCCCAATCGAATTTGGTCAGCTTAAATCGCTACAAATATTCGATGTTTCAAGAAATAGTCTTAGCGGCCCAATTCCACCACAGCTCGGGAATTGCACAAACCTCTCGATTCTCGTGCTCTCAAACCTCTTCACTCCCATCCCTATTTCTGCTCAATCCGAAGAAGAGTATAATTACTTTCAGGGTCCACTACCTTCcgaaattaccattttacccaaGCTAAAGCTGCTATGGGCACCAAGAACAACTTTAGAAGGCAAACTTCCGACCAATTGGGGTGCTTGTACAAGCTTACAAATGATAAATTTGGGTCAAAATTTCTTCACAGGTGAAATCTCAAACGGGCTTAATCTCTGTAGAAAGTTACATTTTCTTGATTTGAGTTCGAACAAGTTAACAGGACAACTTAGCAATAAACTCCCGGTTCCTTGTATGACTCTTTTCGATGTCAGCAACAATCGTCTCTCAGGGGCAATTACGTCTTTTCGCCACACCGTCTGTGAACCCCTCGATCCATCATCAACATACATACAATTCTTCACATCTCAAGCTCCAAATAATGGTGGAAATCGTGCAATAATTCATAATTTCAGCAGGAATAATTTCACAGGATCGGTAATTTTGATTCCGGTTGCATCAAAACCGGAAAAAAACTCGGTTTATTCGTTTCTCGCCGGAGAGAACAACCTCACCGGAGTTTTGTTCGATAAATGTCCCGATTTCAAAGAAATTGATGTGAATCTCAGCTCAAATGGGTTTTCCGGCGAGATTCCGGCGAATATTAGCCGGAATTGCAGATCTTTGCGGGTTTTCGATGTCTCCGGGAACCGTTTATCCGGGATCATTCCTTCTTCTTTCAGTGAATTAGATTCTTTAATTTCACTCAATTTGAGCTACAACATGTTACATGGAGTAATCCCCGATAACTTTGGAGAAATTAAGGTTCTCAGGAATCTCTCATTATCAAACAACAATCTTTCCGGTTCGATTCCTCAAAGTTTGGGAAGTTTAAAGTCTTTACAAGTTCTAGAACTTTTCTCCAATTCCTTATCCGGAAAGATTCCAGAAGATCTTGTAAATCTAAGAAATTTAACCGTTTTTTTACTCAACAACAACAAACTTTCCGGCGAGATTCCGGCAGGATTCACAAAGATGATCAAATTCAACATCTCCGGCAACAATATCTCCGGCCCTTCGCCGGAAAACTTAATGTCAAGCACAAGcacagaacaacaacaacaaccaccaccgGAGCCTGGAAGATCCACCAGTGGCGATTTCGTAAATTACTCCAATTCACCAACTCCATCCacaaaatccaacaaccaaaacTTCAGTTCAATCGAGATCGCCTTGATCACATCCGCCTCCGCCATTTTTTCCGTCCTTTTAGCTCTCATGGTTCTCTTCTTTTACACCAAATGGCGACCCAAATCCATAACCCACGGGTCGACCCGTAAAGAAGTCACCCTTTTTACTGATCTTGGTGTCCCGTTGACTTTCGAGAGTGTCATTCAAGCCACCGGAAACTTCAATGTCAGCAATTGTATCGGAAACGGTGGGTTCGGGGCCACGTTTAAAGCCGAAATTGCCCCCGGGTTTCCGGTGGCGGTGAAACAGCTGGCGGTAGGGCGGTTTCAAGGCGTACAACAATTCGACGCGGAAATCAAAACATTAGGGCGGCTCCGCCACCCGAATCTTGTAACCCTAATCGGATACCACGCGAGTGAAACCGAAATGTTCCTTATCTACAACTACTTGCCAGGTGGCAATTTGGAAAGATTCATCCAAGAACGGTCAACGCGAGCGGTCGACTGGCGGGTCCTACACAAAATCGCGTTGGATGTTGCGCGGGCCCTACACTACCTCCATGACCAATGTGTCCCGCGTGTTCTTCATCGTGATGTGAAACCGAGTAACATTTTGTTAGATGATGATTTCAACGCGTATTTATCTGATTTTGGTTTGGCGCGGCTTTTGGGTACGTCGGAGACTCACGCCACAACGGGAGTCGCCGGAACTTTCGGTTACGTGGCGCCGGAATACGCGATGACATGTCGGGTATCGGATAAAGCGGATGTGTATAGCTACGGTGTGGTGCTTTTGGAGCTTTTGTCTGATAAAAAAGCGTTGGATCCTTCGTTTTCATGTTATGGTAACGGGTTTAATATTGTCGGGTGGGCGTGTATGTTACTAGGGCAAGGACACGCGAAGGAGTTTTTTACCGCGGGGTTGTGGGATTCGGGGCCGCACGATGATTTAGTCGAGGTACTGCATCTTGCAGTTGTTTGCACGGTGGAGTCGCTATCGAGACGACCCACCATGAAACAAGTGGTACGGCGGTTGAAACAACTTCAACCGCCGTCGTGTTAG